Part of the Xanthomonas sp. SI genome is shown below.
CGACCAGCAGGCCCAGGCCCAGCGATACCAGATAGGTCTTCATCGGCGTGCTCCGCTCAGCCTTCGTGGGCGCCGAACATGGTCCGGGCATAGACGATGCCCAGGCCGTAGGCGCCGCCGTACTTGCGCGCCACCTCGGTGGTGGTGGCGTAGGTGTCGGTACGCGCCCAGTCGCGCTGCAGTTCCAGCAGGTATTGCAGCGCGGTCATCGGCCGGCCGCCGGCCTGCACGATGCGTTCGATGGCGCGGTTGTGCGCCTCGGCCGACACGTCGCCGCAGGCATCGGCGATCACGTAGACCTCGAAGCCCTGGTCCAGCGCCGACAGCGCCGGGCCGACGATGCACACGCTGGTCCACAACCCTGCCAGCACGATCCGCGGCTTGCCGATCTCGTTGACCCGGCGGATCACCGCCGCGTCTTCCCAGGTATTCATCGACGTGCGGTCGAGCAGCGCCTGGCCCGGGAACGGCGCCACCACTTCGTCGAACATCGGTCCGGAGAAGCTCTTTTCCGCCACCGTGGTCAGGATCGTCGGTACGCCGAAGCTGGCCGCGGCGTTGGCCACCAGCGCCGCGTTGGTGCGCAGCGCGCTCGCATCGATCGAGTGCGTGGCGAAGGCCATCTGCGACTGGAAGTCGATCATGATCAGGGTGTGGTCGCCCGGGGAAAGCAACGAGGTGCCCGGAACGGGCAGAGCGGCGAGCGGCATGGCGACATCCTGGTGTGCGGGGGAAAGCACGATGCTGGCGCGCGCTGGCGGCCGCGTCTTGGAGATTCGTGTCGCTTTGTGCGCAAAGCGTACGGCCGCTCCATGCAGCGGCGGCGCTACCAGGCCCAGCGCAACTCCACGCCGACATAGTCGCTGTCGCGCGCGCCGGCCTGACGCAGCGCGCTGCCGACGTCGTAGCGCACCGCTTCCAGCGCCGCGGTGAGCTGCGGCGACAATGGATGTTGCAGCCGCAGCTGCGTGTAGCGGCCGGTCCAGCGCCCGCCGTGGCCCGCGGTGCCGGCAACCGGCACAGTGGGCTGCAGGTACACCGCATCGGCGCTGCTCTGCCGCCACAGCAGGCCAACGCCCAGGGTCGCGGTCAGCGCCGGCGCGGCCTGCCACTGCAGCGACGGCTTCACGTGCAGCAGATTGCTGTAGCCGGTGTAGCCGGCGAGCGCGAAGTAGTAGCCGTTCGGGAACAGTGGATTGAACGTGTCCACGCGGCCGTCGCCGGCATGCGCGTCGCCGGAGGCGGCATCCAGTTGCAGACCCAGGCGTGGCTGCGTGGCGAACCGTTGCAACGTATACCCGGCACGCGCGCCGACCGCCCAGGCCCGGATCGCCTGCTGGCCGACGCTGCCGCGCTGCGCCATGGTTTCCAGGTCCCAGTCCGCGCCGCTGGCGGCGCCGGCGAAACGCAGGTCGACCACATGGCGGCGCTCGCGGCCGCTGCCATCCAGGTAGTGCGCCTGGTCGCGCGCGTACAGCGCGTAGTAGGCGGACAGTTCGTTGTCGCCGAATACCTTGCGCTCGGCGCGCAGCGTGCCGAAGCGCACGCGGCGGCTGGAACTGTCGTCGAAGGCGCGCGCATCGGCGTACTGCACCGGTTGGCTGAGGAAGCCGAGCAGGCGCCAGCGCGCGGTTTCCCAATCGGCCCACACCGCATCGAACGATTGGCGCACGTTGGGACCGTCGCGCGAAGACACGAAACGTTGCAGATCGAAAGCGAAGTCCTGCCGCCCCACGCGCGCCTTGAAGGTGCCGGCGGCGAAGGCGTGCTGGTAGGCGAGGAAGGCCAGGCGCAGGTCGAGCCGGTTCTGGTCCGCGCCGGAATGCATGCGCTTGGCATAGGCGCGTACGTCCTCGAGTTGCGCGAACGCCTGCCAGTCGCTGCCCAGGCGCAGATCGGCGTGCAGTTGCAGCCGCTGCAGCAGGTAGGCATCGGCCGTGTCGCCGGTGCCCAGGCCGGGCGCATCGTTCGACTCGAAGCGCTCGCGCAGGTTGGCGCCCAGCGACAGGTAGCGTTGCGGGTCGTCGGCGTCCAACGGCAGGTACTTCAAGCGGTCCAGCGGCATTTGCCGCAGGGCCGGATCGGCCAGCGCCGACCAGTCTTCCTGCCAGCGGTTGGTGCTCGGCTGCGGCCGTGTCGGCTGCGGCGCCTGTTCCTCGGCGCGCACCGGTGCCGAGAGCGCGACCGTGCAGGCCAGCGCCAGCAACGCGCCGTGCCGCAGGCGCCCGGCGCCGTGCATGCCCCCGCTCAATGCGCCAGCGGGCTATGGATCTCGGCGACGTAGCCGCCCGGGAATTCCACCACCGCGCTGCGCCGGTCCTGCGCAACGAACGGCGCCACCAGCACCTGCACGCCGGCCGCCTTGGCCTTGTCCAGGGTCTGCTGCAGGTCCTCGACTTCGTAGCCGGTGGTGTCGCGGCCGTACGGATACGGCAGGTGACCGTCGCTGACCGCCACCGTGGTCTTGCCGAACTCCGAGAGCAGGCGGATGCGCCGGTAGTGTTCGCCCGGGCGGCCGATCTCCTGCCCCGGCGCCTGCCGCGCATCGTCCACGAGCTTGCCGTGGGAGAAGGCCAGG
Proteins encoded:
- a CDS encoding isochorismatase family protein; the encoded protein is MPLAALPVPGTSLLSPGDHTLIMIDFQSQMAFATHSIDASALRTNAALVANAAASFGVPTILTTVAEKSFSGPMFDEVVAPFPGQALLDRTSMNTWEDAAVIRRVNEIGKPRIVLAGLWTSVCIVGPALSALDQGFEVYVIADACGDVSAEAHNRAIERIVQAGGRPMTALQYLLELQRDWARTDTYATTTEVARKYGGAYGLGIVYARTMFGAHEG
- a CDS encoding alginate export family protein, giving the protein MHGAGRLRHGALLALACTVALSAPVRAEEQAPQPTRPQPSTNRWQEDWSALADPALRQMPLDRLKYLPLDADDPQRYLSLGANLRERFESNDAPGLGTGDTADAYLLQRLQLHADLRLGSDWQAFAQLEDVRAYAKRMHSGADQNRLDLRLAFLAYQHAFAAGTFKARVGRQDFAFDLQRFVSSRDGPNVRQSFDAVWADWETARWRLLGFLSQPVQYADARAFDDSSSRRVRFGTLRAERKVFGDNELSAYYALYARDQAHYLDGSGRERRHVVDLRFAGAASGADWDLETMAQRGSVGQQAIRAWAVGARAGYTLQRFATQPRLGLQLDAASGDAHAGDGRVDTFNPLFPNGYYFALAGYTGYSNLLHVKPSLQWQAAPALTATLGVGLLWRQSSADAVYLQPTVPVAGTAGHGGRWTGRYTQLRLQHPLSPQLTAALEAVRYDVGSALRQAGARDSDYVGVELRWAW